Proteins encoded together in one Thermoplasmata archaeon window:
- a CDS encoding MarR family transcriptional regulator, with amino-acid sequence MAAMARLTPPVRALPEPAIADSIHALMRGVLHDLQPKLEEQGLTMGRFWALHLISNLEAPSLTRVARHLSVSGPTACATVDGLEAAGLIWRRRSATDRRIVELAPTAAGRRAESAVWREIGRALAEATEGIAPAELSTTARTLATIAGRLGRTGPETIGRGRRA; translated from the coding sequence ATGGCTGCCATGGCCCGACTCACCCCGCCGGTCCGCGCCCTCCCCGAGCCCGCGATCGCGGACTCGATCCATGCGCTGATGCGAGGCGTCCTCCACGACCTGCAGCCCAAGCTCGAGGAGCAGGGCCTCACGATGGGCCGGTTCTGGGCGCTCCATCTCATCTCGAACCTCGAGGCGCCGTCGCTGACGCGCGTCGCGCGCCACCTGTCGGTGAGCGGACCCACGGCGTGCGCGACGGTGGACGGGCTCGAAGCGGCGGGACTGATCTGGCGACGCCGCTCGGCGACCGACCGTCGGATCGTCGAGCTCGCCCCCACGGCGGCGGGGCGCCGGGCCGAGTCGGCGGTCTGGCGAGAGATCGGGCGGGCGCTGGCCGAGGCGACCGAGGGGATCGCGCCGGCGGAGTTGAGCACGACCGCGCGGACGCTCGCGACGATCGCCGGCC
- a CDS encoding DUF2400 domain-containing protein produces the protein MRVHRPSPELPQHLEQLYGRFPFDRSLAEDPISAIRPLARGPRRAEIAGIVGATLAIGNTTAIRGAITRIAALAEGDLASWVDPATARERARRLQGFRHRWIRGDQLDHLFRVLTDYYRQHASLEDAFLAGWATGGFSGGLAGLAGTLRGDGSAGRSPAPRGYRALFPSPFDPSASACKRLTLFVRWMVRERYPDLGIWRRVPTGELRIPLDQHVHWIAYHLGLTARRTRNWRTVEEVTEALRRIDPLDPVRYDFVLCHTGISGDCPKERDLAVCGPCSVRPDCRLWRGHFAA, from the coding sequence ATGCGGGTCCATCGCCCGTCGCCCGAGCTGCCGCAACACCTCGAGCAGCTCTACGGGCGCTTCCCATTCGACCGCTCGCTCGCGGAGGATCCGATCTCCGCGATCCGCCCGCTCGCCCGGGGTCCGCGCCGAGCGGAGATCGCGGGGATCGTGGGCGCCACGCTCGCGATCGGGAACACCACCGCGATCCGCGGGGCGATCACGCGGATCGCGGCGCTCGCGGAGGGCGACCTCGCCTCCTGGGTGGACCCGGCGACGGCGCGGGAGCGCGCGCGACGGCTGCAGGGGTTCCGTCACCGCTGGATCCGTGGCGACCAGCTCGACCACCTCTTCCGGGTGCTCACGGACTACTACCGGCAGCATGCGTCGCTCGAGGACGCGTTCCTCGCCGGATGGGCGACCGGCGGATTTTCCGGCGGCCTCGCCGGTCTCGCCGGCACCCTGCGGGGCGACGGATCGGCCGGGCGGTCGCCCGCGCCGCGCGGCTACCGGGCCCTCTTCCCGAGCCCGTTCGACCCGAGCGCCAGCGCCTGCAAGCGCCTCACGTTGTTCGTGCGCTGGATGGTGCGGGAGCGCTACCCGGACCTCGGGATCTGGCGACGGGTCCCGACCGGCGAGCTGAGGATCCCGCTCGACCAGCACGTCCACTGGATCGCCTATCACCTCGGCCTCACCGCGCGCCGGACGCGGAACTGGCGCACCGTCGAGGAGGTCACGGAGGCGCTACGCCGCATCGACCCCCTCGACCCGGTCCGGTACGACTTCGTCCTGTGCCACACGGGCATCTCGGGCGATTGCCCGAAGGAGCGCGACCTCGCGGTCTGCGGGCCGTGCTCGGTCCGGCCGGACTGCCGACTCTGGAGGGGGCACTTCGCCGCATGA
- a CDS encoding GNAT family N-acetyltransferase: MREGEIELRPTVDRSWLERAARVDPIAHALALWDLDRHPERVRFVSAIGPDGPVGYLLIWLGHPVAPIVHWVGARGAAGPLADALPPRPLVAITPVDVVGAVERVRGPASVRPLLVLAAPPSGPEDAVEASNEVRRLGTADRLPLDGFVRAHRDPETAEYPGLDPERETMWGFFEGGELLGVARAAVRGETVWLIGGVYVAPAARGRGIASALVHAAVAAGRKDGATLALYVREDRAGARRLYERAGFRPHGRRQWIDAGAGLDP; this comes from the coding sequence GTGCGCGAGGGCGAGATCGAGCTCCGGCCGACGGTCGACCGCTCGTGGCTCGAGCGCGCGGCGCGAGTCGACCCCATCGCCCACGCGCTCGCGCTGTGGGACCTCGATCGGCATCCGGAGCGCGTGCGGTTCGTCTCCGCGATCGGTCCCGACGGCCCGGTCGGTTACCTGTTGATCTGGCTCGGGCATCCCGTCGCCCCGATCGTGCACTGGGTCGGCGCTCGCGGGGCGGCCGGTCCGCTCGCGGACGCCCTCCCCCCGCGGCCGCTGGTCGCCATCACGCCGGTCGATGTCGTCGGCGCGGTGGAGAGGGTGCGGGGTCCCGCGAGCGTCCGGCCGCTGCTCGTGCTCGCCGCGCCCCCCAGCGGGCCCGAAGATGCCGTGGAGGCTTCGAACGAGGTGCGCCGGCTGGGAACCGCGGACCGACTCCCGCTCGACGGGTTCGTCCGGGCCCACCGGGATCCCGAGACCGCGGAGTACCCCGGACTCGATCCCGAGCGCGAGACGATGTGGGGGTTCTTCGAAGGAGGCGAGCTGCTCGGGGTGGCGCGCGCCGCGGTCCGCGGCGAAACGGTCTGGCTGATCGGAGGGGTCTACGTCGCCCCGGCCGCCCGCGGTCGCGGCATCGCGAGCGCGCTCGTCCACGCCGCGGTCGCGGCCGGGCGGAAGGACGGAGCGACCCTGGCGCTGTACGTCCGGGAGGACCGGGCGGGAGCACGCCGCCTCTACGAGCGCGCGGG